A stretch of the Nosocomiicoccus ampullae genome encodes the following:
- the pyk gene encoding pyruvate kinase has product MRNTKIVCTIGPASESEEMLEKLMRAGMNVARLNFSHGDHEEHLARIKSIRNVAKRLDKHIGILLDTKGPEIRTHNMKDGVVHLEKNQELDVHMNEVLGDNTHISITYSGLIHDVKEGDEILIDDGIITLKITSIDLEKEVIRTIVLNEGEVKNKKGVNVPQVKVNLPSMTDKDERDILFGIEHEVDFIAPSFIRKKDDVLQIRQLLEENSAEYIKIIPKIENQEGIDNIGDILLVSDGLMVARGDLGVEIPTESVPIAQKELIKKCNHAGKPVITATQMLDSMQHNPRCTRAEASDVANAIFDGSDAVMLSGETAAGEYPAEAVMTMADIAQSSETAQNYKALLTERTKYQDPTVTTAIGVAAAHTALNLNCKAIVAATESGHTANMISKHRPQCDIVAVTPYEHVARQLCLVWGVHPVVKGGLNNTDEVLNGSVQSVVEKGIVNEGDLIIITAGVPTGQAGTTNLMKLHVVGDTLINAQGIGKHTGYGEVVLAKTYEELSKVDTTNKIVVLEKVDGMMTPLLVKAAGLITVEGGLTSPGAIIGLNLDLPTIVGAKDAFEVLKPGMNVTVDSEQHVVYSGHADVL; this is encoded by the coding sequence CACGGAGACCATGAAGAACATTTAGCGAGAATTAAATCGATTCGTAACGTTGCAAAACGTTTAGACAAACATATCGGAATTTTACTCGATACTAAAGGGCCAGAAATTAGAACACATAATATGAAAGATGGTGTCGTTCATTTAGAGAAAAATCAAGAATTAGACGTTCATATGAATGAAGTGCTCGGCGATAACACACACATTTCAATTACTTATAGTGGGTTAATTCATGACGTTAAAGAGGGCGACGAAATCTTAATTGATGATGGTATTATTACACTTAAAATTACGAGTATTGATCTAGAAAAAGAAGTTATTCGTACAATCGTTTTAAATGAAGGTGAAGTTAAAAATAAAAAAGGGGTCAACGTCCCTCAAGTTAAAGTTAACTTACCATCTATGACTGATAAGGACGAAAGAGATATTCTATTTGGAATTGAACATGAAGTTGATTTTATTGCGCCGTCATTTATTCGTAAAAAAGATGACGTTTTACAAATTCGTCAATTACTTGAAGAAAACAGTGCTGAATATATTAAAATTATCCCTAAAATTGAAAACCAAGAAGGGATCGATAATATTGGTGACATTTTACTCGTCTCTGACGGACTAATGGTTGCGCGCGGGGACCTAGGTGTTGAAATTCCAACTGAATCTGTTCCAATTGCTCAAAAGGAATTAATAAAAAAATGTAATCATGCGGGTAAACCAGTCATCACAGCGACACAAATGCTAGATTCAATGCAACACAACCCGAGATGTACACGTGCTGAAGCAAGTGACGTTGCAAACGCAATTTTCGACGGTAGTGATGCAGTAATGCTTTCAGGTGAAACAGCGGCTGGAGAATATCCTGCTGAAGCTGTAATGACGATGGCAGATATCGCACAATCAAGTGAAACTGCACAAAATTATAAAGCATTATTAACAGAACGTACGAAATATCAAGATCCAACTGTCACGACAGCGATTGGTGTTGCAGCAGCACATACGGCATTAAACTTAAACTGTAAAGCAATCGTCGCTGCAACAGAATCTGGTCATACGGCGAATATGATTTCTAAACATCGTCCGCAATGTGACATCGTTGCAGTTACTCCGTATGAACATGTCGCAAGACAACTTTGTCTTGTATGGGGCGTTCATCCAGTTGTTAAAGGTGGCTTAAATAATACAGACGAAGTATTAAACGGCTCAGTCCAAAGTGTTGTTGAAAAAGGAATCGTTAATGAAGGTGACTTAATCATTATTACTGCTGGTGTACCAACTGGTCAGGCAGGTACGACAAACTTAATGAAACTTCACGTTGTCGGAGACACATTAATAAACGCTCAAGGTATCGGAAAACATACTGGGTATGGAGAAGTTGTACTTGCTAAAACATATGAAGAGTTATCTAAAGTTGATACGACGAATAAAATTGTCGTATTAGAGAAAGTCGACGGTATGATGACACCACTACTCGTTAAAGCAGCAGGACTGATTACTGTTGAAGGTGGTTTAACAAGCCCAGGTGCGATTATTGGATTAAACTTAGATTTACCGACGATTGTTGGCGCTAAAGATGCTTTTGAAGTGTTAAAACCAGGTATGAATGTCACTGTTGATAGCGAACAGCATGTCGTTTATAGTGGACATGCAGATGTTCTATAG